One bacterium genomic window carries:
- a CDS encoding acylphosphatase — translation MMGEKQIERLRAVVHGAVQGVGMRPYVYRLATEMGLPGWVNNSCQGLFIEVEGERTVLDTFMERFKNEVPPRALIHNIETLYFKPEGLTTFEIRHSEAEGQISTIILPDIATCNDCLKEVLDPN, via the coding sequence ATGATGGGTGAGAAACAAATTGAGCGATTGCGAGCAGTTGTTCACGGCGCCGTTCAAGGTGTCGGCATGCGTCCTTATGTTTACCGCCTCGCTACCGAAATGGGACTTCCCGGCTGGGTCAATAACTCCTGCCAAGGCCTTTTTATCGAGGTAGAAGGTGAGCGCACGGTTCTAGACACCTTCATGGAGCGCTTCAAAAACGAAGTTCCCCCACGAGCACTTATTCATAACATCGAAACCCTCTACTTCAAACCCGAAGGCTTAACCACCTTCGAAATCAGGCACAGCGAGGCAGAGGGTCAAATCTCAACAATAATTCTTCCCGACATCGCCACCTGCAATGATTGTCTAAAAGAAGTGCTCGACCCGAAC
- the hypB gene encoding hydrogenase nickel incorporation protein HypB — protein sequence MSEQMGHRVLRIEEAVLGKNDQLAERNRARFKSDGVFVLNVLSSPGSGKTTFLERMLTDLNGKLQMGVIVGDLETDNDAKRLRDKGAPVTQITTGGICHLDADMVSKAYETLTPRPSDLLIIENVGNLVCPASYDLGEDMRMVMLSVTEGEDKPLKYPVVFHSAQVVIVSKVDIAEVCGFDRDAALTNIRRVAPKATIFELSARTGLGMDDWYTYLKEKLPEQRKAGSVNDG from the coding sequence GTGTCTGAGCAAATGGGCCATCGAGTCCTTCGAATAGAGGAAGCCGTTCTTGGGAAGAATGATCAGCTAGCCGAACGCAACCGCGCTCGGTTCAAAAGCGATGGGGTGTTCGTGCTGAATGTGCTTTCCTCCCCAGGCTCTGGCAAAACTACTTTTCTCGAAAGAATGCTCACAGACCTGAATGGCAAGCTGCAGATGGGAGTGATTGTCGGCGATTTAGAGACCGATAACGATGCCAAACGCCTTCGTGACAAAGGCGCCCCTGTAACCCAAATCACTACCGGCGGTATCTGTCACCTCGATGCAGATATGGTGTCCAAAGCTTATGAAACGCTTACCCCGCGACCTTCTGATTTACTTATTATCGAGAATGTAGGCAATCTGGTCTGCCCCGCTTCTTATGATTTAGGCGAAGATATGCGGATGGTAATGCTTTCTGTCACCGAGGGTGAGGACAAACCTCTGAAATACCCAGTTGTTTTTCATTCGGCGCAGGTAGTAATCGTCAGCAAAGTTGACATCGCCGAAGTTTGCGGATTTGATCGAGATGCAGCTTTAACGAATATTCGACGCGTAGCGCCGAAAGCGACCATTTTCGAGTTGTCAGCGCGTACCGGACTAGGCATGGATGATTGGTACACCTATCTAAAGGAAAAGCTCCCTGAACAGCGGAAGGCAGGGTCAGTGAATGATGGGTGA
- the hypA gene encoding hydrogenase maturation nickel metallochaperone HypA has translation MHEVGLMESALEIVFDNAKHQNATRIHKVGMKVGALSGVVPDALEFAFEALVRNTIAADAVLEIELIPVTCYCPNCNSEFEPGEFSYECPQCGKPTGELRQGQELQLTHIEVS, from the coding sequence ATGCACGAAGTCGGATTGATGGAAAGCGCGCTTGAAATTGTGTTTGATAACGCAAAGCATCAGAACGCAACGCGAATACACAAAGTAGGGATGAAAGTGGGCGCATTATCAGGGGTAGTACCTGATGCTTTGGAGTTCGCTTTCGAGGCTCTCGTGCGAAATACTATCGCGGCTGATGCCGTACTAGAGATAGAACTAATCCCCGTCACATGCTATTGTCCTAATTGTAATAGCGAGTTTGAGCCTGGTGAGTTCAGTTATGAATGTCCGCAATGCGGCAAGCCCACTGGTGAGCTTCGCCAGGGGCAGGAACTACAACTCACCCACATCGAGGTGTCATAG
- a CDS encoding A24 family peptidase, whose amino-acid sequence MLVSQILLIAVLIIAVVTDVRYGKIKNWLTLPAIAIGPLVHYAEGGSSYALSSLEAIGVMLLASLVLKTFGPFGWGDTKLLMAVGSLGGMALVRDSLLCTALAGGLLSIFYLMHRRMAGDMAKRIANFIWLKMIFGAGSLDGVRTGIKMPYSIAIAVGTVVAVFLPR is encoded by the coding sequence GTGTTAGTCAGTCAGATATTGTTAATCGCAGTCTTGATAATCGCTGTCGTAACAGATGTTCGATACGGCAAGATTAAGAATTGGCTGACTTTACCTGCAATCGCCATCGGGCCGTTAGTTCATTATGCTGAAGGCGGAAGCAGTTATGCTTTATCTAGCCTGGAAGCAATCGGGGTCATGTTGCTGGCATCACTGGTGTTAAAAACCTTTGGCCCGTTTGGTTGGGGAGATACCAAGCTTCTTATGGCTGTAGGTTCGCTTGGCGGAATGGCGCTGGTGAGAGATAGCTTATTGTGTACGGCATTAGCGGGTGGGTTGCTATCGATTTTCTATCTAATGCATCGACGTATGGCCGGTGATATGGCAAAACGAATTGCAAATTTTATATGGCTCAAAATGATTTTCGGCGCTGGTTCGTTGGATGGGGTCCGAACCGGGATTAAAATGCCTTATTCCATAGCGATCGCTGTGGGTACAGTAGTGGCAGTATTCCTGCCGCGATAG
- a CDS encoding Flp family type IVb pilin: protein MLNKMRNILKDEEGATMVEYGLMLALIAVVVIGVVTLIGTDLNAKFTAVDASLK, encoded by the coding sequence ATGTTGAACAAAATGAGAAACATTCTCAAAGACGAAGAGGGCGCAACGATGGTCGAGTACGGTTTAATGCTCGCGTTAATTGCTGTAGTCGTTATTGGCGTTGTTACCCTTATTGGAACAGACCTCAATGCTAAGTTCACTGCAGTTGATGCTAGTCTCAAGTAG
- a CDS encoding TadE/TadG family type IV pilus assembly protein: MEARHNKISRSHRRRGAVLVEAAFVIPILILMVFGMIELGSAIKDSLALNQIAREAARSYAVGKPPVIIDLATSYGIKNPNTVSVTYLVNPSTPGEQVKITLSYPHTPIVWGSTITLNSSMVMRRE; the protein is encoded by the coding sequence ATGGAAGCACGTCATAATAAGATATCGCGATCGCATCGCAGGCGTGGGGCTGTGCTTGTAGAGGCCGCTTTCGTTATACCAATACTGATCTTAATGGTTTTTGGGATGATTGAGCTGGGGTCAGCGATAAAAGACTCGCTCGCCCTCAATCAAATTGCGCGCGAGGCGGCAAGATCATACGCCGTTGGCAAACCGCCGGTTATCATTGATCTGGCAACAAGCTATGGTATTAAAAACCCTAACACAGTGAGTGTGACCTACCTTGTTAATCCCAGTACACCTGGTGAGCAGGTTAAGATTACACTGTCCTACCCGCATACGCCAATTGTCTGGGGTAGTACGATAACACTTAACTCATCAATGGTAATGCGGCGAGAGTAG
- the cpaB gene encoding Flp pilus assembly protein CpaB produces the protein MQSNTTKKAVLVVALVLGLVTSLLVYKYIKNMEFKQNELRADVVVAVQDIEPRTIIDARMLVIKNLPHSEIPKDAFTKIEDVAGKVAMVHLSSNTAISQSSIDVKGLELGLSYTIPPNMRAATIGITPVTGVAGFPKAGDHVDVIATFERQDYTVAKTVIQNVQLLALGSKLQDESMSKEGRKPEITPNDTATLLVTPRQAEILALSEAKGKLRLILRSAGDQTMVNNSGATMNNESSIAPETQKPSQSILVSNRPVNVTKPPAPPKIKPQTSIEVISGKEITRVIVKGNTKNK, from the coding sequence ATGCAAAGTAATACGACTAAGAAAGCGGTCCTAGTTGTGGCGCTTGTTTTGGGACTTGTGACTAGCTTGCTGGTGTATAAGTACATCAAGAATATGGAATTCAAACAAAATGAGCTTAGAGCGGATGTAGTGGTGGCGGTTCAGGATATTGAGCCGCGAACAATTATTGATGCACGCATGCTTGTGATTAAAAACTTGCCCCACTCCGAAATCCCAAAAGATGCTTTTACAAAAATTGAGGATGTTGCGGGTAAGGTCGCAATGGTTCATTTGAGCAGTAACACCGCCATTAGCCAAAGCAGTATTGACGTTAAGGGACTTGAACTCGGGTTGTCATATACAATTCCTCCAAATATGCGCGCCGCTACGATCGGCATCACGCCAGTCACTGGCGTAGCAGGTTTCCCCAAAGCTGGAGATCATGTTGATGTCATAGCTACTTTCGAACGCCAGGACTATACAGTGGCTAAGACAGTGATTCAGAACGTGCAACTCCTTGCGTTGGGGTCAAAGCTTCAAGATGAGAGCATGAGTAAAGAAGGCCGTAAGCCGGAGATTACTCCTAATGACACAGCTACTCTTCTTGTAACTCCACGCCAGGCAGAAATTTTAGCTTTATCGGAAGCTAAAGGCAAACTAAGGCTTATATTGCGGTCCGCTGGCGATCAAACGATGGTTAATAATTCAGGCGCAACAATGAACAACGAATCTTCAATTGCGCCGGAGACTCAAAAGCCCTCGCAGTCCATATTGGTCTCAAATAGACCTGTTAATGTTACAAAACCACCTGCACCGCCAAAGATCAAACCCCAGACCAGTATTGAAGTTATAAGTGGTAAAGAAATTACGAGGGTAATCGTTAAGGGCAACACGAAAAATAAATAG
- a CDS encoding pilus assembly protein N-terminal domain-containing protein has protein sequence MRFQSKYGWMTLVIICAMFSTTISVNASKISGVEQKPLMSISQSFQRNTVALQLMQMLYKPVLTPTINAKNTVDRTSNLTIMPGESEVLKGRNITRTSVSDPTIVDIVPVSTSEILVNAKMVGVTTIRVWDAQGVATYKVTVTKPPLSPEELSADLEKQIGISTIFVKIAGDTIILSGTAPTNDDSSKAAKIAGTYSAKVLNLITVETVSVENFIASLKAALPNEDLTYEVLPDKTVYIHGTLVSIDKALQVQDVIRAWIGSPEPLPGAIQTNNNSTGSQEALPDSVDQNRTFARESQSGDVVVKDEFSFTRKVFGGRILNGPRVVVMLEINPALATQVLVNVQVIEINKGMLKQLGVEWSSFVGGIASPLFSLFEDREIVPSDEAGSFSRSGLSAQVTALVDDNAAKILSQPRILIADGHSANILVGGEFPIPMSQQAGEISIQFKTFGIQLAVRPKIMPGNRILLTLTPEVSSLDFANGIKTSSILIPAIRTRRATTTVHVMAGQTLIIGGLISSEDAKAVSKVPLLGDIPVIGELFKSTRFLKNETELVIMVTPTTVENSSTESVIKADK, from the coding sequence ATGCGTTTTCAATCTAAGTATGGCTGGATGACGCTTGTCATCATATGTGCGATGTTTTCAACTACTATTTCGGTTAATGCTTCCAAAATCTCAGGTGTAGAGCAGAAACCGTTGATGTCTATCAGTCAATCTTTTCAAAGAAACACTGTGGCTTTACAACTCATGCAAATGTTATATAAACCGGTGTTAACACCAACAATCAACGCAAAGAATACTGTCGATCGCACCAGCAATTTAACAATCATGCCTGGGGAATCGGAAGTGCTCAAAGGCCGCAATATTACCCGTACTTCAGTAAGCGACCCAACTATAGTGGATATCGTCCCAGTATCCACCTCTGAGATTTTGGTCAATGCCAAGATGGTCGGCGTTACTACGATACGAGTGTGGGATGCACAAGGTGTGGCAACTTATAAAGTTACGGTTACCAAGCCGCCCCTCAGCCCTGAGGAACTCTCTGCTGATCTTGAAAAGCAGATTGGGATTTCAACCATTTTTGTGAAGATTGCCGGTGATACAATCATTCTCAGCGGAACCGCGCCGACGAATGACGATTCCTCCAAGGCAGCCAAAATTGCCGGAACATACAGCGCGAAAGTATTGAATCTGATTACGGTCGAAACTGTATCAGTTGAAAATTTTATAGCGTCGTTGAAGGCCGCTTTACCGAATGAGGATTTAACCTATGAAGTATTACCGGATAAAACCGTTTATATTCACGGTACGTTAGTATCGATTGATAAGGCTCTTCAGGTACAAGATGTTATCCGTGCATGGATCGGAAGTCCCGAACCCCTTCCGGGTGCAATCCAGACAAATAATAACTCTACGGGTTCCCAAGAGGCACTTCCTGATTCAGTTGATCAGAACCGCACTTTCGCGAGAGAATCTCAGTCTGGTGATGTGGTGGTTAAAGATGAATTTTCATTCACTCGAAAAGTTTTTGGCGGACGTATTCTAAATGGTCCGCGCGTGGTTGTGATGCTTGAAATCAACCCAGCGCTTGCTACGCAGGTTCTGGTAAATGTTCAGGTGATCGAAATTAATAAAGGCATGCTCAAGCAGCTTGGGGTTGAATGGTCTTCCTTTGTTGGAGGCATCGCCTCACCGCTCTTCTCATTGTTTGAGGATAGAGAAATAGTGCCATCGGATGAGGCTGGGTCCTTCTCTCGATCAGGACTTTCTGCCCAGGTTACCGCTTTAGTGGATGATAATGCCGCTAAAATACTCTCCCAACCAAGGATTCTGATAGCTGACGGCCACTCCGCTAATATTCTAGTCGGCGGTGAATTCCCCATTCCAATGTCTCAGCAAGCTGGTGAGATTTCAATTCAATTCAAGACCTTTGGTATTCAACTTGCCGTTCGGCCAAAGATTATGCCAGGTAACCGCATTCTATTAACCCTTACTCCTGAGGTAAGCAGCCTAGACTTCGCAAATGGTATCAAGACCAGCAGCATATTAATCCCTGCCATTCGAACAAGGCGTGCTACGACCACGGTTCATGTAATGGCTGGCCAGACATTGATAATTGGCGGACTGATTTCCAGTGAGGATGCAAAGGCTGTTTCCAAAGTACCACTACTAGGCGATATCCCTGTCATCGGCGAACTCTTCAAGAGTACACGTTTCCTTAAGAACGAGACGGAGCTGGTTATAATGGTTACCCCTACTACAGTAGAAAACAGTTCAACGGAGTCAGTTATCAAAGCAGACAAATAG